In a genomic window of Piliocolobus tephrosceles isolate RC106 chromosome 1, ASM277652v3, whole genome shotgun sequence:
- the MINDY1 gene encoding ubiquitin carboxyl-terminal hydrolase MINDY-1 isoform X5: MEHHQPEDPTPGKAGTAEAVIPENQELLAGPREHPQNTDARDADGEAGERGQALLPGQCGDNLESPLPEASSTPLGPTLGTLPEVETMRACSMPQELPQSPRTRQPEPDFYCVKWIPWKGERTPIITQSSNGPCPLLAIMNILFLQWKVKLPLQKEVITSDELMAHLGNCLLSIKPQEKSEGLQLNFQQQSPEAVGAVGKLSYNQLVEKIITCKHSGDTNLVTEGLIAEQFLETTAAQLTYHGLCELTAAAKEGELSVFFRNNHFSTMTKHKSHLYLLVTDQGFLHEEQVVWESLHNVDGDSCFCDSDFHLSHSLGKGPGAEGLPDCSVPAAAAATRRAGAHRLGAGPAASARGVSTAAGSAASADADTGPVTAGERSHIWTPSWGASAEAEARVRLHSAVALPQCQAGLPLLPEAMASWLAPPPPSLRCAG, from the exons ATGGAACACCATCAGCCTGAGGATCCGACCCCTGGTAAGGCCGGGACTGCAGAAGCAGTCATCCCTGAAAACCAGGAGCTTCTGGCAGGCCCACGTGAGCACCCTCAGAACACAGATGCAAGAGATGCTGATGGGGAGGCTGGAGAACGGGGCCAAGCTTTGCTGCCTGGCCAGTGTGGGGACAACCTTGAGTCCCCTCTGCCTGAAGCTAGCTCAACTCCACTGGGGCCAACCCTTGGGACACTGCCTGAAGTAGAGACAATGAGAGCATGCTCCATGCCCCAGGAGCTTCCTCAGTCCCCCAGGACCCGACAGCCTGAGCCAGATTTCTACTGTGTCAAGTGGATCCCTTGGAAAGGAGAACGGACACCTATCATCACCCAGAGCAGTAACGGCCCTTGCCCTCTCCTTGCCATCATGAATATCCTCTTTCTTCAGTGGAAG GTGAAACTCCCCCTGCAGAAGGAAGTGATCACATCGGATGAGCTCATGGCGCATCTTG GAAACTGCCTCCTGTCCATCAAGCCCCAGGAGAAGTCAGAGGGACTTCAGCTTAATTTTCAGCAG CAGAGTCCTGAGGCTGTGGGTGCAGTTGGGAAATTGAGTTACAACCAGCTGGTGGAGAAGATCATCACCTGCAAACACTCCGGTGACACCAACCTTGTGACAGAAG GCCTGATTGCAGAGCAGTTCCTGGAGACCACCGCGGCCCAGCTGACCTACCACGGACTGTGTGAGCTGACAGCAGCTGCTAAGGAGGGTGAACTTAGCGTCTTTTTCCGAAACAACCACTTTAGCACCATGACTAAGCATAAG aGTCACTTATACCTACTGGTCACTGACCAGGGCTTTCTACACGAGGAGCAAGTCGTATGGGAGAGCCTGCACAATGTGGATGGAGACAGCTGCTTTTGTGACTCCGACTTTCACCTGAGTCATTCCCTGGGCAAGGGGCCTGGAGCAGAAG GACTACCTGATTGCTCTGtccctgcagcagcagcagccacaagGCGCGCTGGGGCTCACCGACTTGGAGCTGGCCCAGCAGCTTCAGCAAGAGGAGTATCAACAGCAGCAGGCAGTGCAGCCAGTGCGGACGCGGACACCGGCCCTGTCACCGCAG GGGAGAGGAGCCACATCTGGACGCCCAGCTGGGGAGCGTCGGCAGAGGCCGAAGCACGAGTCAGACTGCATTCTGCTGTAGCTCTGCCCCAGTGCCAGGCTGGCCTGCCCCTTCTTCCAGAGGCTATGGCTAGTTGGCTTGCTCCCCCGCCTCCATCCCTGAGATGTGCTGGATAA
- the MINDY1 gene encoding ubiquitin carboxyl-terminal hydrolase MINDY-1 isoform X2 yields MEHHQPEDPTPGKAGTAEAVIPENQELLAGPREHPQNTDARDADGEAGERGQALLPGQCGDNLESPLPEASSTPLGPTLGTLPEVETMRACSMPQELPQSPRTRQPEPDFYCVKWIPWKGERTPIITQSSNGPCPLLAIMNILFLQWKVKLPLQKEVITSDELMAHLGNCLLSIKPQEKSEGLQLNFQQNVDDAITVLPKLATGLDVNVRFTGVSDFEYTPECSVFDLLSIPLYHGWLVDPQSPEAVGAVGKLSYNQLVEKIITCKHSGDTNLVTEGLIAEQFLETTAAQLTYHGLCELTAAAKEGELSVFFRNNHFSTMTKHKSHLYLLVTDQGFLHEEQVVWESLHNVDGDSCFCDSDFHLSHSLGKGPGAEGLPDCSVPAAAAATRRAGAHRLGAGPAASARGVSTAAGSAASADADTGPVTAGERSHIWTPSWGASAEAEARVRLHSAVALPQCQAGLPLLPEAMASWLAPPPPSLRCAG; encoded by the exons ATGGAACACCATCAGCCTGAGGATCCGACCCCTGGTAAGGCCGGGACTGCAGAAGCAGTCATCCCTGAAAACCAGGAGCTTCTGGCAGGCCCACGTGAGCACCCTCAGAACACAGATGCAAGAGATGCTGATGGGGAGGCTGGAGAACGGGGCCAAGCTTTGCTGCCTGGCCAGTGTGGGGACAACCTTGAGTCCCCTCTGCCTGAAGCTAGCTCAACTCCACTGGGGCCAACCCTTGGGACACTGCCTGAAGTAGAGACAATGAGAGCATGCTCCATGCCCCAGGAGCTTCCTCAGTCCCCCAGGACCCGACAGCCTGAGCCAGATTTCTACTGTGTCAAGTGGATCCCTTGGAAAGGAGAACGGACACCTATCATCACCCAGAGCAGTAACGGCCCTTGCCCTCTCCTTGCCATCATGAATATCCTCTTTCTTCAGTGGAAG GTGAAACTCCCCCTGCAGAAGGAAGTGATCACATCGGATGAGCTCATGGCGCATCTTG GAAACTGCCTCCTGTCCATCAAGCCCCAGGAGAAGTCAGAGGGACTTCAGCTTAATTTTCAGCAG AATGTGGATGATGCAATAACAGTGCTGCCTAAACTGGCCACAGGTCTGGATGTCAATGTGCGATTCACAGGCGTCTCTGATTTTGAGTATACACCTGAGTGCAGTGTCTTTGACCTACTAAGCATACCTCTGTACCATGGCTGGCTTGTTGATCCACAG AGTCCTGAGGCTGTGGGTGCAGTTGGGAAATTGAGTTACAACCAGCTGGTGGAGAAGATCATCACCTGCAAACACTCCGGTGACACCAACCTTGTGACAGAAG GCCTGATTGCAGAGCAGTTCCTGGAGACCACCGCGGCCCAGCTGACCTACCACGGACTGTGTGAGCTGACAGCAGCTGCTAAGGAGGGTGAACTTAGCGTCTTTTTCCGAAACAACCACTTTAGCACCATGACTAAGCATAAG aGTCACTTATACCTACTGGTCACTGACCAGGGCTTTCTACACGAGGAGCAAGTCGTATGGGAGAGCCTGCACAATGTGGATGGAGACAGCTGCTTTTGTGACTCCGACTTTCACCTGAGTCATTCCCTGGGCAAGGGGCCTGGAGCAGAAG GACTACCTGATTGCTCTGtccctgcagcagcagcagccacaagGCGCGCTGGGGCTCACCGACTTGGAGCTGGCCCAGCAGCTTCAGCAAGAGGAGTATCAACAGCAGCAGGCAGTGCAGCCAGTGCGGACGCGGACACCGGCCCTGTCACCGCAG GGGAGAGGAGCCACATCTGGACGCCCAGCTGGGGAGCGTCGGCAGAGGCCGAAGCACGAGTCAGACTGCATTCTGCTGTAGCTCTGCCCCAGTGCCAGGCTGGCCTGCCCCTTCTTCCAGAGGCTATGGCTAGTTGGCTTGCTCCCCCGCCTCCATCCCTGAGATGTGCTGGATAA
- the MINDY1 gene encoding ubiquitin carboxyl-terminal hydrolase MINDY-1 isoform X1 has product MEHHQPEDPTPGKAGTAEAVIPENQELLAGPREHPQNTDARDADGEAGERGQALLPGQCGDNLESPLPEASSTPLGPTLGTLPEVETMRACSMPQELPQSPRTRQPEPDFYCVKWIPWKGERTPIITQSSNGPCPLLAIMNILFLQWKVKLPLQKEVITSDELMAHLGNCLLSIKPQEKSEGLQLNFQQNVDDAITVLPKLATGLDVNVRFTGVSDFEYTPECSVFDLLSIPLYHGWLVDPQQSPEAVGAVGKLSYNQLVEKIITCKHSGDTNLVTEGLIAEQFLETTAAQLTYHGLCELTAAAKEGELSVFFRNNHFSTMTKHKSHLYLLVTDQGFLHEEQVVWESLHNVDGDSCFCDSDFHLSHSLGKGPGAEGLPDCSVPAAAAATRRAGAHRLGAGPAASARGVSTAAGSAASADADTGPVTAGERSHIWTPSWGASAEAEARVRLHSAVALPQCQAGLPLLPEAMASWLAPPPPSLRCAG; this is encoded by the exons ATGGAACACCATCAGCCTGAGGATCCGACCCCTGGTAAGGCCGGGACTGCAGAAGCAGTCATCCCTGAAAACCAGGAGCTTCTGGCAGGCCCACGTGAGCACCCTCAGAACACAGATGCAAGAGATGCTGATGGGGAGGCTGGAGAACGGGGCCAAGCTTTGCTGCCTGGCCAGTGTGGGGACAACCTTGAGTCCCCTCTGCCTGAAGCTAGCTCAACTCCACTGGGGCCAACCCTTGGGACACTGCCTGAAGTAGAGACAATGAGAGCATGCTCCATGCCCCAGGAGCTTCCTCAGTCCCCCAGGACCCGACAGCCTGAGCCAGATTTCTACTGTGTCAAGTGGATCCCTTGGAAAGGAGAACGGACACCTATCATCACCCAGAGCAGTAACGGCCCTTGCCCTCTCCTTGCCATCATGAATATCCTCTTTCTTCAGTGGAAG GTGAAACTCCCCCTGCAGAAGGAAGTGATCACATCGGATGAGCTCATGGCGCATCTTG GAAACTGCCTCCTGTCCATCAAGCCCCAGGAGAAGTCAGAGGGACTTCAGCTTAATTTTCAGCAG AATGTGGATGATGCAATAACAGTGCTGCCTAAACTGGCCACAGGTCTGGATGTCAATGTGCGATTCACAGGCGTCTCTGATTTTGAGTATACACCTGAGTGCAGTGTCTTTGACCTACTAAGCATACCTCTGTACCATGGCTGGCTTGTTGATCCACAG CAGAGTCCTGAGGCTGTGGGTGCAGTTGGGAAATTGAGTTACAACCAGCTGGTGGAGAAGATCATCACCTGCAAACACTCCGGTGACACCAACCTTGTGACAGAAG GCCTGATTGCAGAGCAGTTCCTGGAGACCACCGCGGCCCAGCTGACCTACCACGGACTGTGTGAGCTGACAGCAGCTGCTAAGGAGGGTGAACTTAGCGTCTTTTTCCGAAACAACCACTTTAGCACCATGACTAAGCATAAG aGTCACTTATACCTACTGGTCACTGACCAGGGCTTTCTACACGAGGAGCAAGTCGTATGGGAGAGCCTGCACAATGTGGATGGAGACAGCTGCTTTTGTGACTCCGACTTTCACCTGAGTCATTCCCTGGGCAAGGGGCCTGGAGCAGAAG GACTACCTGATTGCTCTGtccctgcagcagcagcagccacaagGCGCGCTGGGGCTCACCGACTTGGAGCTGGCCCAGCAGCTTCAGCAAGAGGAGTATCAACAGCAGCAGGCAGTGCAGCCAGTGCGGACGCGGACACCGGCCCTGTCACCGCAG GGGAGAGGAGCCACATCTGGACGCCCAGCTGGGGAGCGTCGGCAGAGGCCGAAGCACGAGTCAGACTGCATTCTGCTGTAGCTCTGCCCCAGTGCCAGGCTGGCCTGCCCCTTCTTCCAGAGGCTATGGCTAGTTGGCTTGCTCCCCCGCCTCCATCCCTGAGATGTGCTGGATAA
- the MINDY1 gene encoding ubiquitin carboxyl-terminal hydrolase MINDY-1 isoform X4 yields MEHHQPEDPTPGKAGTAEAVIPENQELLAGPREHPQNTDARDADGEAGERGQALLPGQCGDNLESPLPEASSTPLGPTLGTLPEVETMRACSMPQELPQSPRTRQPEPDFYCVKWIPWKGERTPIITQSSNGPCPLLAIMNILFLQWKVKLPLQKEVITSDELMAHLGNCLLSIKPQEKSEGLQLNFQQNVDDAITVLPKLATGLDVNVRFTGVSDFEYTPECSVFDLLSIPLYHGWLVDPQSPEAVGAVGKLSYNQLVEKIITCKHSGDTNLVTEGLIAEQFLETTAAQLTYHGLCELTAAAKEGELSVFFRNNHFSTMTKHKSHLYLLVTDQGFLHEEQVVWESLHNVDGDSCFCDSDFHLSHSLGKGPGAEGGSGSPEKQLQVDQDYLIALSLQQQQPQGALGLTDLELAQQLQQEEYQQQQAVQPVRTRTPALSPQGRGATSGRPAGERRQRPKHESDCILL; encoded by the exons ATGGAACACCATCAGCCTGAGGATCCGACCCCTGGTAAGGCCGGGACTGCAGAAGCAGTCATCCCTGAAAACCAGGAGCTTCTGGCAGGCCCACGTGAGCACCCTCAGAACACAGATGCAAGAGATGCTGATGGGGAGGCTGGAGAACGGGGCCAAGCTTTGCTGCCTGGCCAGTGTGGGGACAACCTTGAGTCCCCTCTGCCTGAAGCTAGCTCAACTCCACTGGGGCCAACCCTTGGGACACTGCCTGAAGTAGAGACAATGAGAGCATGCTCCATGCCCCAGGAGCTTCCTCAGTCCCCCAGGACCCGACAGCCTGAGCCAGATTTCTACTGTGTCAAGTGGATCCCTTGGAAAGGAGAACGGACACCTATCATCACCCAGAGCAGTAACGGCCCTTGCCCTCTCCTTGCCATCATGAATATCCTCTTTCTTCAGTGGAAG GTGAAACTCCCCCTGCAGAAGGAAGTGATCACATCGGATGAGCTCATGGCGCATCTTG GAAACTGCCTCCTGTCCATCAAGCCCCAGGAGAAGTCAGAGGGACTTCAGCTTAATTTTCAGCAG AATGTGGATGATGCAATAACAGTGCTGCCTAAACTGGCCACAGGTCTGGATGTCAATGTGCGATTCACAGGCGTCTCTGATTTTGAGTATACACCTGAGTGCAGTGTCTTTGACCTACTAAGCATACCTCTGTACCATGGCTGGCTTGTTGATCCACAG AGTCCTGAGGCTGTGGGTGCAGTTGGGAAATTGAGTTACAACCAGCTGGTGGAGAAGATCATCACCTGCAAACACTCCGGTGACACCAACCTTGTGACAGAAG GCCTGATTGCAGAGCAGTTCCTGGAGACCACCGCGGCCCAGCTGACCTACCACGGACTGTGTGAGCTGACAGCAGCTGCTAAGGAGGGTGAACTTAGCGTCTTTTTCCGAAACAACCACTTTAGCACCATGACTAAGCATAAG aGTCACTTATACCTACTGGTCACTGACCAGGGCTTTCTACACGAGGAGCAAGTCGTATGGGAGAGCCTGCACAATGTGGATGGAGACAGCTGCTTTTGTGACTCCGACTTTCACCTGAGTCATTCCCTGGGCAAGGGGCCTGGAGCAGAAGGTGGGAGTGGCTCCCCAGAAAAGCAGCTGCAGGTAGACCAG GACTACCTGATTGCTCTGtccctgcagcagcagcagccacaagGCGCGCTGGGGCTCACCGACTTGGAGCTGGCCCAGCAGCTTCAGCAAGAGGAGTATCAACAGCAGCAGGCAGTGCAGCCAGTGCGGACGCGGACACCGGCCCTGTCACCGCAG GGGAGAGGAGCCACATCTGGACGCCCAGCTGGGGAGCGTCGGCAGAGGCCGAAGCACGAGTCAGACTGCATTCTGCTGTAG
- the MINDY1 gene encoding ubiquitin carboxyl-terminal hydrolase MINDY-1 isoform X3, protein MEHHQPEDPTPGKAGTAEAVIPENQELLAGPREHPQNTDARDADGEAGERGQALLPGQCGDNLESPLPEASSTPLGPTLGTLPEVETMRACSMPQELPQSPRTRQPEPDFYCVKWIPWKGERTPIITQSSNGPCPLLAIMNILFLQWKVKLPLQKEVITSDELMAHLGNCLLSIKPQEKSEGLQLNFQQNVDDAITVLPKLATGLDVNVRFTGVSDFEYTPECSVFDLLSIPLYHGWLVDPQQSPEAVGAVGKLSYNQLVEKIITCKHSGDTNLVTEGLIAEQFLETTAAQLTYHGLCELTAAAKEGELSVFFRNNHFSTMTKHKSHLYLLVTDQGFLHEEQVVWESLHNVDGDSCFCDSDFHLSHSLGKGPGAEGGSGSPEKQLQVDQDYLIALSLQQQQPQGALGLTDLELAQQLQQEEYQQQQAVQPVRTRTPALSPQGRGATSGRPAGERRQRPKHESDCILL, encoded by the exons ATGGAACACCATCAGCCTGAGGATCCGACCCCTGGTAAGGCCGGGACTGCAGAAGCAGTCATCCCTGAAAACCAGGAGCTTCTGGCAGGCCCACGTGAGCACCCTCAGAACACAGATGCAAGAGATGCTGATGGGGAGGCTGGAGAACGGGGCCAAGCTTTGCTGCCTGGCCAGTGTGGGGACAACCTTGAGTCCCCTCTGCCTGAAGCTAGCTCAACTCCACTGGGGCCAACCCTTGGGACACTGCCTGAAGTAGAGACAATGAGAGCATGCTCCATGCCCCAGGAGCTTCCTCAGTCCCCCAGGACCCGACAGCCTGAGCCAGATTTCTACTGTGTCAAGTGGATCCCTTGGAAAGGAGAACGGACACCTATCATCACCCAGAGCAGTAACGGCCCTTGCCCTCTCCTTGCCATCATGAATATCCTCTTTCTTCAGTGGAAG GTGAAACTCCCCCTGCAGAAGGAAGTGATCACATCGGATGAGCTCATGGCGCATCTTG GAAACTGCCTCCTGTCCATCAAGCCCCAGGAGAAGTCAGAGGGACTTCAGCTTAATTTTCAGCAG AATGTGGATGATGCAATAACAGTGCTGCCTAAACTGGCCACAGGTCTGGATGTCAATGTGCGATTCACAGGCGTCTCTGATTTTGAGTATACACCTGAGTGCAGTGTCTTTGACCTACTAAGCATACCTCTGTACCATGGCTGGCTTGTTGATCCACAG CAGAGTCCTGAGGCTGTGGGTGCAGTTGGGAAATTGAGTTACAACCAGCTGGTGGAGAAGATCATCACCTGCAAACACTCCGGTGACACCAACCTTGTGACAGAAG GCCTGATTGCAGAGCAGTTCCTGGAGACCACCGCGGCCCAGCTGACCTACCACGGACTGTGTGAGCTGACAGCAGCTGCTAAGGAGGGTGAACTTAGCGTCTTTTTCCGAAACAACCACTTTAGCACCATGACTAAGCATAAG aGTCACTTATACCTACTGGTCACTGACCAGGGCTTTCTACACGAGGAGCAAGTCGTATGGGAGAGCCTGCACAATGTGGATGGAGACAGCTGCTTTTGTGACTCCGACTTTCACCTGAGTCATTCCCTGGGCAAGGGGCCTGGAGCAGAAGGTGGGAGTGGCTCCCCAGAAAAGCAGCTGCAGGTAGACCAG GACTACCTGATTGCTCTGtccctgcagcagcagcagccacaagGCGCGCTGGGGCTCACCGACTTGGAGCTGGCCCAGCAGCTTCAGCAAGAGGAGTATCAACAGCAGCAGGCAGTGCAGCCAGTGCGGACGCGGACACCGGCCCTGTCACCGCAG GGGAGAGGAGCCACATCTGGACGCCCAGCTGGGGAGCGTCGGCAGAGGCCGAAGCACGAGTCAGACTGCATTCTGCTGTAG